A window of Candidatus Nitrospira allomarina genomic DNA:
CCCGCGTCGTCCCCCGGTACATCGGCTTTTTAAACGGGCATTGCTCCACACACTTCTTGTACCCCCGGCACCGGTTCTGGTCGATCAACACAATCCCGTCTTCCGGCCGCTTGTAGATGGCCTTCCGCGGACACGCCGCCAGACACCCCGGATACGTACAGTGGTTACAGATGCGTTGCAGATAGAAGAAGTACGTCTCATGCTCCGGCAAGCTGCTGCCTTGCATTTTCCACGGCTCTTCTTTCGTGAACCCCGTCTTATCCACCCCTTCCACGATCGCCCGCATCGAGGTCGCCGTATCTTCATAGATATTCACAAACCGCCATTCCTGGTCGGTCGGGATATAGCCAATGGCGGCCTGCCCGATCTTGGCGCCCGCATCAAAGATCGTCATTCCTTCAAACACCCCATACGGCGCATGGTGTTTACGGCCCACCCGCACGTTCCACACCTGCCCGCCCGGATTGACCTGCTCAATCAACTGCGTGATCTTCACATCGTAAAACTGCGGATAGCCCCCGTACGGCTTCGTTTCCACGTTGTTCCACCACATGTATTCCTGCCCTTTGCTGAACAGCCACGTCGACTTGTCCGCCATCGAGCAGGTTTGACACGCCAAACACCGGTTGATGTTAAAGACAAACGCAAACTGCCATTTCGGATGCCGCTCCTCATACGGATACAGCATCTTTCGTCCTAACTGCCAGTTATACACTTCAGGCATTGTCGTCCTCCGTTTCTATTGTTTGAATTACCAAGTGAACGAGGCGGGAACCCAAAGAAGCAATTTCTTTGGGTTCCCCATGAACCCGTTCCTACACCTTAATCTTAATATGGTCACCCTTCAGCCATTTGATCATAAACTCATTCTCTTGGCCTGGAGTGAACCCGGTTCGAACCGGTTCCCACGGTCCTCGACCACCGATGCCGCCGTCTTCCGCCTTGGTAATACGGATCAGACATTCCTTCGGCACTGTATTGACCGCATGATTGTCCACTTGATAGCCAAATTTGAACTTCCAACCGACCGCATGTTTGCCAGGCAGCGAATCTAACTGCTGCATGGGCATTAACCAGTCACGGGTAAAGGACTGTTGCGCCCCATACCGGAAGTTCGATTGATAGCCGGTATCCAGTGCAATCGCCCGTCCGTCCGGTCGGGTTTCATGCCCTTTCACCGACTTCGCCGTGGATACATACGGCGCATGCTTGGCCATCGTGACATGGTAGGGATAGGCCGGGTTGTACTTCGCCCGGATCATCAACCGTGCCACCTTGTAATAGGGGTCGCTGGGCTTCCAGCCACGATACGGCCGGTCCACCGGGTTTCCATCGACGAAGACATAATCCCCGTCATTGATCCCACGATCTTTGGCCGCTTGCGGGTTGATATGAATTTGATGTTCACCCACACCTGGCGTCCGCTTATCCATCCGATAGGCATCGCCAAAGTTGGACTCATACATCTGCACCCAGTCATTCACCGACCATTGGCTATGCACCCGATGTCGGGTCTTCGGCGTCACGCAATAGAACTGATACCCCTTCTCCCAGAGCGGATTGGAGTACCGTTTAATTTCCGCCCAAGGCAACTTGATGTTGCGGACGGTTTTGTCGTCATGATGTTGTGCCGTGATCGGAATCCCATAGTCATCCGGCCTGACATATGGATTGGACGACATAATCGCATTCGGCAAGTAAGGAGTGGCCTCCGTCCCTTCACGATGCGATATGAAGTTTTCCCCATACTCAATGGCTTCTGGTTCCACGCGATAATTCTCATAACGGCCCGTTCGCGTCCACTGAGGTTTGGACTCGTTGGTCTCTTCCCAGAAAGGATGGCGAGGATATGTCCGACACATCACCATCCAGCCCTTTTCCGACTTCAACATCACATCCGCGTTATAGCCATATGCTGTGGTACTTGCATCCAAAATTCGTTGCAAGTACACATCCACACGATTGTCATACACAAACTTGAAATAATCGCGGAACCGGCCATCACCCGTCATTTCGCTGAGTTTGGCCGCAACGCCCGCCACCGTATCCAAATCGTTCCGGGTGTCATACAGCGGTCTAATTCCACCCTTCCATACTTGGAACCACGGATTCGACACCGTCGCCGTATGCTCTGGATACGTAAACTCCATCCAGGTATTGACGGCAAACGATACGTCATTGTGGTTGACATCTGACGTCATCTCCACATCCTGATTGACCAACGTTTCAATGTGCGGATCAACGTTTTTCACCATGTCATAATGGTGCTTGGCGTTGTTCAACACGTTCACGTTGGCTACCCACCGGAATTTACTGGGGGTTGGCATATGCGTTTTCCCCGTAAACACCCGACGACCATACTTTGGCGTATTCACAATCAAGGCCGTATCACCGTGGTTCCAGTAGGCCACTTCTTCTCCGTAATAATACCCTTTGACATGAATTTCTTTGCCATGGGCATTCGGATCCGTCGTAATTTTGAACGGATTTTCTCCTGTGTGGGTTCCTAAACCGCCGCCGCCCCAGGGGGTGGCATTCCAAATTCCGGCCTTATAGTTACCCGCCCAAGTATGTTGGCCTGTCCCAAACTTCCCGACGTTGCCCGTCACAATCAATACCATCGCCGCGCCGCGGGCAATGATGGTTTGATGGAAGTAATGGTTCGTCCCTTCACCGTTGTGAATGGCCGCCGGTTTAATCGTCCCTGAATCCCGCGCCCAGCGTACAATCAGGTCCTTCGGACATCGATTGATTTGATGGACGGTATCTAAATCATAGTCCTGCAGATGGACTTGATACATTTGGAAGATCGGCATGACGTCCACTTCCCGGCCACTGAGTAGGGTCACACGATAGGTTCCTGTCAAGGCCGAATCAATCCCACTCTTTCTATAATGCCAACCTACCAATTCGCGATGAAGAGGCACGGCTTGGTTCTTATTAAGATCCCACACCATAAAACCGCCCAAACGCGCGATGACATCAGGCTTCATGGTTTGCACTTTGCCGGAATACGAATTGGCAAAATCCGGGAACGCATAATCCTTAATCACTTCCCGGGGATCCAGGTATTGGAGGGTATCCGTCCGAACCAAAATAGGCATGTCTGTATACGATTGACAGAAATCATAATCGTACATGTTCTCGTCAAAAATGATTTTCAATGCACCCAGGAATAAAGCTCCATCAGTCGCTGGCCGTACCGGCATCCAATAGTCAGCCCTGTAGGCTGTGGGGTTATATTCCGGAGTGATGACCACCAACCGGGCTCCCCGCTCAATACTCTCCAGCTTCCAATGCGCTTCCGGCATCTTATTTTCCACGAAGTTCTTACCCCAACTCGTGTTCAATTTCGAAAACCGCATGTCGTTCATGTCGACATCTGAAGCCTGGACACCATTCCAGAACGGATGAGCAGGGTTTTGGTCACCATGCCAGGTATAATTCGACCAGTACCGACCCCCTTGAGCCTGATCCGGCTGAACTTTTCTGATGTAGGTGTCCAATAATGCCCCGCAACCACCATTCATACGGGTAATGCCCATTTTCCCAATCAAACCCAAAATTGGCATTCCGGCTCTGAATTTAAATGCGCGTATAGCTGACCCTTTGGTCATTTCGATCATCTCCGGCGGATAGCCCTGTTCCCGTAATCTCCGAGCACCCGCTTCTCCGCTATACCGCTCTGCTATGATGATCATAGCTTTCGCCAAATAGGTAAAGGCGGTATCCCAAGAGACCCGCAACATATCATCCAAGTAGCGGGCGTTAAATTTATATTTGCTCATGATGGCTGGGGTGAATTCCGGACTTCCGTCATCCATCCATGCTTTCCATCCCCGCCGCATCAAGGGACCCTTCAGCCTGTAAGGCCCATACACCCGCCGATGCATCGTATAGCCCTTTAAGCACATCCGCGGATTATGCGCAAACGTACCACGGTTGCCATAGAGGTCTTCATAAGTTTGATGATCGTAATTTTGCTCCACGCGCATGACCACCCCGTTCCGGACAAATGCCCGGATACGACAGGCATGCGTGTCATTCGGAGAACAACACCACGTGAAGGAACTGTCATATCGATATTGATCATGATAGACACGTTCCCATGACCGGTCTGGATATTCCCCGAGAGGATTTCCAACTTCGATAACCGGCTGTAAAGCCGTTAGGGCCAAGGCCTTATCGGCCAATGCCACCGCTGCGACTGTTCCCGCTGAAACTTTCAAGAATTGCCGTCTAGAAAGAAACATTGCTTACACCTCCTAAGTGAGTGCAGGACATCAAGTCCATGATTTAATTCACAAATTTAAACTTAAAACTCGTATCACCTCCTTTTACAAAAATTAAGATTTGGGTCAATTTAATTTTTTATTTCATTACTTTTTGAATGGTTACATAGCATAAAATGAAAATTTGCAAGATTTGAACCTTTTTCATTCAGCATTAAAAAATCGTAAGTCATTGTATAATTTGTAAAATAATTAATTAAGATTCTTTACGAAAAACAAAATGATTCTAAATGGTAACAGCATTATTCATTTTCCAAAGACAAAATTTCACTTAAAGTTTAATAAAAAAAATATAAGTTATTGAAAAATATAAATAAAATTAAAATAAACCATTTGATCATTCAGCAAAGATACCAATTGGTAACAATAGATTAAACGGTAACATCACTAATTGCAGCCACTATTCAACAACAAAAACAGAAAAATGACATTTTGGCACAAGTATGAGATGGATTCCTCTCTGCCCAATTGCTCATGGTTTTGCTTGATTTTTCAGATATCCAACCTTGCGTCACCCTCAACAACCCTGAGCTCAAACAACAATTTGGTTTATGTAGAACGTTAATTCAGTTCCTTCCAAAAGCCTCAGTCCGTTCTAAAAATTTCAAAATTTCATTACCGTTCAGATAAAACACCATTTTTTTGACAATAT
This region includes:
- a CDS encoding 4Fe-4S dicluster domain-containing protein, with the protein product MPEVYNWQLGRKMLYPYEERHPKWQFAFVFNINRCLACQTCSMADKSTWLFSKGQEYMWWNNVETKPYGGYPQFYDVKITQLIEQVNPGGQVWNVRVGRKHHAPYGVFEGMTIFDAGAKIGQAAIGYIPTDQEWRFVNIYEDTATSMRAIVEGVDKTGFTKEEPWKMQGSSLPEHETYFFYLQRICNHCTYPGCLAACPRKAIYKRPEDGIVLIDQNRCRGYKKCVEQCPFKKPMYRGTTRVSEKCIACYPRVEGKDPLTGGEPMETRCMAACVGKIRLQGLVKVGDDGLWAEDRWNPLYYAIRVEQVALPLYPQWGTEPNGFYIPPRQAPRGYIRQMFGPGVDNAIEKYLVPSRELLAVLQLWRASQQIIFRYDVIPGPKVFETQIHGRKFEMYNDTVLGFNKSGKEAVRQQVEEPIYIRPAERVNWL
- a CDS encoding molybdopterin-dependent oxidoreductase, whose protein sequence is MFLSRRQFLKVSAGTVAAVALADKALALTALQPVIEVGNPLGEYPDRSWERVYHDQYRYDSSFTWCCSPNDTHACRIRAFVRNGVVMRVEQNYDHQTYEDLYGNRGTFAHNPRMCLKGYTMHRRVYGPYRLKGPLMRRGWKAWMDDGSPEFTPAIMSKYKFNARYLDDMLRVSWDTAFTYLAKAMIIIAERYSGEAGARRLREQGYPPEMIEMTKGSAIRAFKFRAGMPILGLIGKMGITRMNGGCGALLDTYIRKVQPDQAQGGRYWSNYTWHGDQNPAHPFWNGVQASDVDMNDMRFSKLNTSWGKNFVENKMPEAHWKLESIERGARLVVITPEYNPTAYRADYWMPVRPATDGALFLGALKIIFDENMYDYDFCQSYTDMPILVRTDTLQYLDPREVIKDYAFPDFANSYSGKVQTMKPDVIARLGGFMVWDLNKNQAVPLHRELVGWHYRKSGIDSALTGTYRVTLLSGREVDVMPIFQMYQVHLQDYDLDTVHQINRCPKDLIVRWARDSGTIKPAAIHNGEGTNHYFHQTIIARGAAMVLIVTGNVGKFGTGQHTWAGNYKAGIWNATPWGGGGLGTHTGENPFKITTDPNAHGKEIHVKGYYYGEEVAYWNHGDTALIVNTPKYGRRVFTGKTHMPTPSKFRWVANVNVLNNAKHHYDMVKNVDPHIETLVNQDVEMTSDVNHNDVSFAVNTWMEFTYPEHTATVSNPWFQVWKGGIRPLYDTRNDLDTVAGVAAKLSEMTGDGRFRDYFKFVYDNRVDVYLQRILDASTTAYGYNADVMLKSEKGWMVMCRTYPRHPFWEETNESKPQWTRTGRYENYRVEPEAIEYGENFISHREGTEATPYLPNAIMSSNPYVRPDDYGIPITAQHHDDKTVRNIKLPWAEIKRYSNPLWEKGYQFYCVTPKTRHRVHSQWSVNDWVQMYESNFGDAYRMDKRTPGVGEHQIHINPQAAKDRGINDGDYVFVDGNPVDRPYRGWKPSDPYYKVARLMIRAKYNPAYPYHVTMAKHAPYVSTAKSVKGHETRPDGRAIALDTGYQSNFRYGAQQSFTRDWLMPMQQLDSLPGKHAVGWKFKFGYQVDNHAVNTVPKECLIRITKAEDGGIGGRGPWEPVRTGFTPGQENEFMIKWLKGDHIKIKV